Proteins from a genomic interval of bacterium:
- the rpsF gene encoding 30S ribosomal protein S6, whose product MRDYETTIVLAPDLEADRLEAKLDSFRQLFGEGIEIKDQGVQRLAFTIKRRTQARYLMIFHKNEPDRIADIEAKLRLDESVIRFLTCRGE is encoded by the coding sequence CGCGACTACGAGACCACCATCGTCCTGGCGCCCGATCTCGAGGCCGACCGCCTGGAAGCGAAGCTGGACAGTTTCCGCCAGCTCTTCGGGGAGGGCATCGAGATAAAGGACCAGGGCGTTCAGAGGCTGGCGTTCACGATCAAGCGCCGCACGCAGGCCCGTTACCTGATGATCTTTCACAAGAACGAGCCGGATCGTATCGCCGACATCGAGGCCAAGCTGCGCCTGGACGAGTCCGTCATCCGCTTCTTGACCTGCCGGGGCGAGTAG